In Rhodanobacter denitrificans, a single window of DNA contains:
- a CDS encoding winged helix-turn-helix transcriptional regulator: MGLPVRKSKVAAPPACPLTESLALLRGAWAPNVVWYLSAEPRRFGELRHDIPRISARVLSARLRELESRGLVTRRVLDTSPPSAEYALTPLGRELLPAIRALASVGQKLIAEWEAGASKRAPTAARGTVPGGRRQARAPSA; this comes from the coding sequence ATGGGCCTGCCCGTACGCAAGAGCAAGGTCGCCGCACCGCCGGCCTGCCCGCTCACCGAGAGCCTGGCGCTGCTGCGCGGCGCGTGGGCGCCGAACGTGGTGTGGTACCTGAGCGCCGAGCCGCGCCGTTTCGGCGAACTGCGTCACGACATTCCGCGCATCTCCGCGCGCGTGCTGAGCGCGCGGCTGCGCGAGCTGGAATCGCGCGGTCTGGTGACGCGGCGCGTGCTCGACACCTCGCCGCCGTCGGCCGAGTACGCGCTCACGCCGCTCGGCCGCGAGCTGCTGCCGGCGATCCGGGCGCTGGCCAGCGTGGGCCAGAAGCTGATCGCGGAATGGGAAGCGGGGGCGTCGAAACGCGCGCCCACCGCCGCACGCGGAACGGTTCCGGGCGGCCGCCGGCAAGCTCGGGCGCCCAGCGCGTGA
- the gstA gene encoding glutathione transferase GstA, which yields MKLYYSPGACSLSPHIVALEAGIALPLEKVDGKAKRTEGGADFWQVNPKGYVPALALDNGELLTEGPAIVQYLADLKPESGLAPANGTLARYRLQEMLGYINSEIHKSYSPLFKPDTPEATRAERKEYLTKRYQFIEGALAKQPFLLGDKFTAADAYLFTVTNWARHVDLDLSGFPALLAFQKRVAARPAVQAALEAEGLVKKALA from the coding sequence ATGAAGCTTTATTACTCGCCGGGCGCCTGCTCGCTGTCGCCGCACATCGTGGCGCTGGAAGCCGGCATCGCGCTGCCGCTGGAGAAGGTCGACGGCAAGGCCAAGCGTACCGAGGGCGGCGCGGATTTCTGGCAGGTCAACCCGAAGGGCTACGTGCCGGCACTGGCGCTGGACAACGGCGAACTGCTGACCGAAGGCCCGGCGATCGTGCAGTACCTGGCCGACCTCAAGCCCGAGAGCGGCCTGGCGCCCGCCAACGGCACGCTGGCGCGCTACCGCCTGCAGGAGATGCTGGGCTACATCAACTCGGAGATCCACAAGAGCTACAGCCCGCTGTTCAAGCCCGACACGCCCGAAGCCACCCGCGCCGAGCGCAAGGAGTACCTGACGAAGCGTTACCAGTTCATCGAGGGTGCGCTGGCGAAGCAGCCGTTCCTGCTGGGCGACAAGTTCACCGCGGCCGACGCCTACCTGTTCACCGTGACCAATTGGGCCAGGCACGTCGACCTGGACCTGTCCGGCTTCCCGGCGTTGCTGGCGTTCCAGAAGCGCGTGGCCGCGCGCCCCGCGGTGCAGGCGGCGTTGGAGGCCGAGGGCCTGGTGAAGAAGGCTCTCGCCTGA
- the purB gene encoding adenylosuccinate lyase, which yields MSNHALTALSPLDGRYASKVEALRPIFSEFGLMHRRVQVEIAWLLALATEPKIAELPPFEAAQVATLQAIAENFSEADGERIKAIEATTNHDVKAVEYFIKEKIGADAGLAQAKEFVHFACTSEDINNLSYALMLRDARSQVLLPQLDAVIAKLREMAHANAALPLLSRTHGQTASPSTLGKEIANVVARLERQRKQLVAVEVSGKINGAVGNYNAHAITYPEVDWRAFSQRFVASLGLDFNAYTTQIEPHDNVAEYCDAVRRANIILIDLARDIWGYISLGYFKQTLKAGEVGSSTMPHKVNPIDFENAEGNFGLANALLGHFAEKLPISRWQRDLTDSTVLRALGTAFGHGLVALESLKKGLGKLNVNAERIAADLDASWEVLAEAVQTVMRRYGLPEPYEQLKALTRGHGITKDSMREFIGGLDLPAEAKQRLLELTPGGYIGLAEGLARGI from the coding sequence ATGTCCAACCACGCCCTGACCGCCCTGTCGCCGCTGGACGGCCGCTACGCCAGCAAGGTCGAAGCGCTGCGTCCGATCTTCAGCGAGTTCGGTTTGATGCATCGCCGCGTGCAGGTCGAAATCGCCTGGCTGCTGGCGCTGGCGACCGAGCCGAAGATCGCCGAGCTGCCGCCGTTCGAGGCCGCCCAGGTCGCCACCCTGCAAGCCATCGCGGAAAACTTCAGCGAGGCCGACGGTGAACGGATCAAGGCGATCGAGGCCACCACCAACCACGACGTCAAGGCGGTGGAGTACTTCATCAAGGAGAAGATCGGCGCCGATGCCGGCCTGGCGCAGGCGAAGGAATTCGTGCACTTCGCCTGCACCAGCGAGGACATCAACAACCTCTCCTACGCGCTGATGCTGCGCGATGCGCGCAGCCAGGTGCTGCTGCCGCAGCTGGATGCGGTGATCGCCAAGCTGCGCGAGATGGCGCACGCGAACGCCGCGCTGCCGCTGCTCTCGCGCACGCACGGCCAGACCGCCTCGCCCAGCACGCTGGGCAAGGAAATCGCCAACGTGGTGGCGCGGCTGGAGCGTCAGCGCAAGCAGCTGGTGGCGGTCGAAGTTTCCGGCAAGATCAATGGTGCGGTGGGCAACTACAACGCCCACGCCATCACCTACCCGGAAGTGGACTGGCGCGCGTTCTCGCAGCGCTTCGTGGCAAGCCTCGGCCTCGATTTCAATGCCTACACCACCCAGATCGAGCCGCACGACAACGTGGCCGAATACTGCGACGCGGTGCGCCGCGCCAACATCATCCTGATCGACCTGGCCCGCGACATCTGGGGCTATATCTCGCTGGGCTACTTCAAGCAGACGCTGAAGGCCGGCGAAGTAGGCTCGTCCACCATGCCGCACAAGGTCAATCCGATCGACTTCGAGAACGCCGAGGGCAACTTCGGTCTCGCCAACGCGTTGCTCGGCCACTTCGCCGAGAAGCTGCCGATCAGCCGCTGGCAGCGCGACCTCACCGACTCCACCGTGCTGCGCGCGCTGGGCACCGCCTTCGGCCACGGCCTGGTCGCACTGGAATCGCTGAAGAAAGGCCTGGGTAAACTCAACGTCAACGCCGAACGCATCGCTGCCGACCTCGACGCCAGCTGGGAAGTACTAGCCGAAGCCGTGCAGACCGTGATGCGCCGCTATGGCCTGCCCGAGCCATACGAGCAGCTCAAGGCGCTGACTCGCGGCCATGGCATCACGAAGGATTCGATGCGCGAGTTCATCGGTGGCCTCGATCTGCCGGCGGAAGCGAAGCAGCGGTTGCTGGAGCTGACGCCGGGCGGCTACATCGGCTTGGCCGAAGGACTGGCGCGAGGCATCTGA
- a CDS encoding class II fumarate hydratase, translating to MSGFRIEHDSMGELKVPADALYGAQTQRAIDNFPISGLCLPRPFIRALGLIKAAAAEVNLAMGHLKKNQAAAIRKAALAVADGQHDAQFPIDIFQTGSGTSTNMNANEVIAHLAVAAGAKVHPNDHVNYGQSSNDVIPTAIHVSATLTASEQLLPALKHLKKAIDKRARELRNTPKTGRTHLMDAMPITFGQELSGWAAQVASAIERIEDALKRMRRLPQGGTAVGTGINADPKFGPAMAAQLKKLTGVKFESAQNYFEGMAAQDAAVELSGALKTLAVALMKIANDLRWMNSGPLAGLGEIELPALQPGSSIMPGKVNPVIPEATAMVAAQVIGNDAAITIAGQSGNFQLNVMLPLIAHNLLQSIEILAKVSVLLADKSIAGFKVNKARVNQALAMNPILVTALNPVIGYEKGAATAKLAYKQHRPIMEVALETTGLSKAELQKLLDPLALTRGGIHGE from the coding sequence ATGAGCGGCTTCCGCATCGAACACGACAGCATGGGCGAATTGAAAGTCCCCGCCGACGCGCTGTACGGCGCGCAAACCCAGCGCGCGATCGACAACTTCCCGATCTCCGGCCTGTGCCTGCCGCGCCCGTTCATCCGCGCGCTGGGGCTGATCAAGGCCGCCGCCGCCGAGGTCAACCTGGCGATGGGGCATCTCAAGAAGAACCAGGCCGCGGCGATCCGCAAGGCGGCGTTGGCGGTGGCGGATGGCCAGCATGACGCGCAGTTCCCGATCGACATCTTCCAGACCGGCTCGGGCACCAGCACCAACATGAACGCGAACGAGGTGATTGCGCACCTGGCGGTGGCGGCCGGTGCGAAGGTGCACCCGAACGACCATGTCAACTACGGGCAGAGCTCGAACGACGTGATCCCCACCGCGATCCACGTCAGCGCCACGCTGACCGCCAGCGAGCAGTTGCTGCCGGCGTTGAAGCACCTGAAGAAGGCCATCGACAAGCGTGCGCGCGAACTGAGGAACACGCCGAAAACCGGCCGCACCCATCTGATGGACGCGATGCCGATCACCTTCGGCCAGGAGCTGTCCGGCTGGGCGGCGCAGGTCGCCTCCGCCATCGAGCGCATCGAGGACGCGCTGAAGCGCATGCGCCGGCTTCCGCAGGGCGGCACCGCGGTGGGCACCGGCATCAACGCCGATCCGAAGTTCGGCCCGGCGATGGCCGCCCAGCTGAAGAAGCTGACCGGGGTGAAGTTCGAGTCGGCGCAAAACTACTTCGAGGGCATGGCCGCGCAGGATGCGGCGGTGGAACTCTCTGGTGCGCTGAAGACGCTGGCGGTGGCGTTGATGAAGATCGCCAACGACCTGCGCTGGATGAACTCCGGCCCGCTGGCCGGCCTGGGCGAGATCGAACTGCCGGCGCTGCAGCCGGGCTCGTCGATCATGCCGGGCAAGGTCAACCCGGTGATCCCCGAAGCCACCGCGATGGTCGCCGCGCAGGTGATCGGCAACGACGCCGCCATCACCATCGCCGGCCAGTCCGGCAACTTCCAGCTCAATGTGATGCTGCCGCTGATCGCGCACAACCTGCTGCAGTCGATCGAGATCCTGGCCAAGGTCAGCGTGCTGCTGGCGGACAAATCCATCGCCGGCTTCAAGGTCAACAAGGCGCGGGTAAACCAGGCGCTGGCGATGAACCCGATCCTGGTCACCGCATTGAACCCGGTGATCGGCTACGAGAAGGGCGCGGCCACCGCCAAGCTGGCGTACAAGCAGCACCGGCCGATCATGGAGGTGGCGCTGGAGACCACCGGCTTGTCGAAGGCGGAACTGCAGAAGCTGCTCGACCCGCTGGCGCTGACCCGCGGCGGCATCCACGGCGAGTGA
- a CDS encoding PDZ domain-containing protein, which produces MRHLILLGTLATASFFVLPAQAGWHVQMHGTRDNLSWHDAGGRELKLASLDGTGIRVIRITPARHAGLRRGDLITAVDEQPVTRVAELRDHPSAHRREASRLTVRRGHETLQLALAAGGLAAMAHPHP; this is translated from the coding sequence ATGCGACACCTGATCCTGCTGGGCACCCTCGCCACGGCATCGTTCTTCGTCCTGCCGGCACAGGCCGGTTGGCATGTACAGATGCATGGCACGCGCGACAACCTGAGCTGGCATGACGCCGGCGGCCGCGAACTCAAGCTGGCCTCGCTCGACGGCACGGGCATCCGGGTCATCCGCATCACGCCGGCCAGGCACGCCGGACTGCGGCGAGGCGACCTGATCACCGCCGTGGACGAGCAGCCCGTGACGCGCGTGGCCGAGCTGCGCGACCACCCCAGCGCCCATCGACGGGAAGCCAGCCGGCTGACCGTGCGCCGCGGTCACGAAACATTGCAGCTGGCCTTGGCGGCCGGCGGCCTGGCCGCGATGGCTCACCCGCATCCCTGA
- a CDS encoding ABC-2 transporter permease encodes MKTFYWLIKRELWEHRGGFFWTPVITGGVFLLLNLMGILAGEVMGSRHGFNVAFGGGENNMRLLSRALDKQSMDAVGAGLDMAMYSPTLIIGMVMGFVVFFYCLGTLYDDRRDRSLLFWKSLPISDTATVLSKVVAATVVAPLIVVVVGTLTGIAMLLMFALALSFHGVGVWHLLTLSHPLQVIANLIGSIPLYLLWALPSVGWLMLCSAWARSKPFLWAVVLPVAAGVVIGWFNLLGTIDLQDSWYWRNVVGRILFSVFPGGWFSQVPRIGGNNPAELLSSLGVVHSYAALGSTSLWIGAAAAIAMLAGAIWFRRWRDDS; translated from the coding sequence ATGAAAACCTTCTACTGGCTGATCAAGCGCGAATTGTGGGAACACCGGGGCGGCTTCTTCTGGACGCCGGTCATCACCGGCGGCGTGTTCCTGCTGCTGAACCTGATGGGCATCCTCGCCGGCGAGGTGATGGGATCGCGCCACGGCTTCAACGTGGCCTTCGGCGGCGGCGAGAACAACATGCGGCTGCTGTCCCGCGCCCTGGACAAGCAGTCCATGGACGCCGTGGGCGCCGGGCTGGACATGGCGATGTACTCGCCGACCCTGATCATCGGCATGGTGATGGGCTTCGTGGTGTTCTTCTACTGCCTCGGCACGCTCTACGACGACCGTCGCGACCGCAGCCTGCTGTTCTGGAAATCGCTGCCGATCTCCGACACCGCCACCGTGCTGTCCAAGGTGGTCGCCGCGACGGTCGTCGCCCCGCTGATCGTCGTGGTCGTCGGCACCCTGACCGGCATCGCGATGCTGCTGATGTTTGCCCTGGCGCTGTCCTTCCACGGCGTCGGCGTATGGCACCTGCTGACCCTGTCGCACCCGCTGCAGGTGATCGCCAACCTGATCGGCTCGATCCCGCTGTACCTGCTGTGGGCGCTGCCGTCGGTCGGCTGGCTGATGCTGTGCTCGGCCTGGGCCCGCAGCAAACCGTTCCTGTGGGCGGTGGTGCTGCCGGTGGCCGCAGGCGTGGTGATCGGCTGGTTCAACCTGCTCGGCACCATCGACCTGCAGGACAGCTGGTACTGGCGCAACGTGGTGGGCCGCATCCTGTTCAGCGTGTTCCCCGGCGGCTGGTTCAGCCAGGTCCCGCGCATCGGCGGCAACAACCCGGCCGAACTGCTGTCCAGCCTGGGCGTCGTCCACTCCTATGCGGCACTGGGCTCCACCAGTCTCTGGATCGGCGCCGCTGCGGCCATCGCCATGCTGGCCGGCGCCATCTGGTTCCGCCGCTGGCGCGACGACAGCTGA
- a CDS encoding ABC transporter ATP-binding protein: protein MSAVITASGLSKRYKSALALDNVSFRIEPGRIVGLIGPNGAGKTTALKAILGLTDFSGSLNVLGFDPRKQRDKLMGEVCFIADVAVLPRWIKVRQAVDFVANVHPRFDRAKCEAFLARTKLQPEQRVRQMSKGMIVQLHLALVMAIDAKLLILDEPTLGLDILYRKQFYQHLLEDYFDENKTIIVTTHQVEEVEHILTDLMFIRDGRIVLDADMDAVGERFIEVMVGADKAAAARALKPLDERQVFGKSIFLFDGADRATLEQLGETRRPSVSDLFVATMKGTYA from the coding sequence ATGAGCGCGGTGATCACGGCCAGTGGCCTGAGCAAGCGGTACAAGTCGGCGCTGGCGCTGGACAACGTCAGTTTCCGGATCGAGCCCGGCCGCATCGTCGGCCTGATCGGCCCCAACGGCGCCGGCAAGACCACCGCGCTGAAGGCGATCCTGGGCCTCACCGATTTCAGCGGCAGTTTGAACGTGCTCGGCTTCGACCCGCGCAAGCAGCGCGACAAGTTGATGGGCGAAGTCTGCTTCATCGCCGACGTGGCCGTGCTGCCGCGCTGGATCAAGGTGCGCCAGGCGGTGGATTTCGTCGCCAACGTGCACCCGCGCTTCGACCGCGCCAAGTGCGAGGCGTTTCTGGCCCGCACCAAGCTGCAGCCCGAGCAGCGCGTGCGGCAGATGTCCAAGGGCATGATCGTGCAGCTGCATTTGGCGCTGGTGATGGCGATCGACGCCAAGCTGCTGATCCTGGACGAGCCCACCCTGGGCCTGGACATCCTCTACCGCAAGCAGTTCTACCAGCACCTGCTGGAAGACTACTTCGACGAGAACAAGACGATCATCGTCACCACCCATCAGGTGGAGGAAGTCGAGCACATCCTCACCGACCTGATGTTCATCCGCGACGGCAGGATCGTGCTGGACGCCGACATGGACGCAGTCGGCGAGCGCTTCATCGAGGTGATGGTGGGCGCCGACAAGGCCGCCGCCGCGCGCGCACTGAAGCCGCTGGACGAGCGGCAGGTGTTCGGCAAGAGCATTTTCCTGTTCGACGGCGCGGACCGCGCGACGCTGGAGCAACTGGGTGAAACCCGCCGGCCGTCGGTCAGCGACCTGTTCGTCGCCACCATGAAAGGAACCTACGCATGA
- a CDS encoding GntR family transcriptional regulator, with translation MTITWNDSVPIYRQLQQRVVAMILDGALNEGDPLPSVRQVAADYQINPLTVSKAYQELVDEQLVEKRRGLGMFVIEGAREALLKSERERFLREEWPALFARLQRLGLDLKTLLREAATDKEQKS, from the coding sequence ATGACCATTACCTGGAACGACAGCGTCCCGATCTATCGCCAGCTGCAGCAGCGCGTGGTGGCGATGATCCTGGACGGCGCCTTGAACGAGGGCGACCCGCTGCCGTCGGTACGCCAGGTGGCTGCGGACTACCAAATCAATCCGCTGACCGTGTCGAAGGCATACCAGGAACTGGTCGACGAGCAACTGGTGGAAAAACGGAGGGGTCTGGGCATGTTCGTCATCGAGGGCGCACGCGAGGCGCTGCTGAAATCGGAACGCGAGCGCTTCCTGCGCGAGGAGTGGCCGGCGCTGTTCGCACGGCTGCAGCGGCTCGGGCTGGACCTCAAGACGCTGTTGCGCGAAGCAGCCACCGACAAGGAGCAGAAATCATGA
- a CDS encoding SDR family NAD(P)-dependent oxidoreductase, with product MTDGLGAETAPRRGSTADPVIRRMGARGRGSIVNVIGQGGRQANPQHIAGGSANAALMLATVGYANAYAGKGVRVNAINPGITRTGRVEEGLDAEVRATDLSREELLARQLAGIPLGRLAEPAEIADVALFLASARASYVTGAIVPMDGGRTSTI from the coding sequence ATGACTGATGGCCTAGGCGCCGAAACCGCGCCGCGGCGCGGTTCGACAGCCGACCCGGTGATCCGCCGCATGGGCGCACGTGGCCGCGGCAGCATCGTCAACGTGATCGGGCAGGGCGGGCGGCAGGCCAACCCGCAGCACATCGCCGGCGGTTCGGCCAACGCCGCGCTGATGCTGGCTACGGTGGGCTATGCGAATGCCTACGCAGGCAAGGGCGTGCGGGTCAACGCGATCAACCCCGGCATCACCCGCACCGGCCGCGTGGAGGAGGGGCTGGACGCCGAAGTGCGCGCCACCGACCTGTCGCGCGAGGAACTGCTGGCGCGGCAGCTGGCCGGGATCCCGCTGGGGCGTCTGGCCGAGCCGGCGGAAATCGCCGACGTGGCGTTGTTCCTGGCCTCGGCGCGCGCCAGCTACGTCACCGGCGCGATCGTCCCGATGGACGGAGGCCGGACTTCGACGATCTGA
- a CDS encoding amidohydrolase: protein MKRSPCLLMLALLALAPAAQATDLLVDNVNGYTLDSHGKLQHFQALRVEQGKVVATGSHAELAGRVGDARVIDGHGRTLLPGLIDAHGHVLDLGYARNSVDLTGTQSLQEALAKVKAYAAAHPDAKWILGGGWNQEIWKLGRFPTAKELDAVVSDRPVWLSRVDGHAAWANSAAIKLAGVDAATKDPSGGRIERDASGGPAGVFVDGATDLVNDKVPAPTAQERAAALDAALAEMASVGLTGVGDAGIDLDTYRLYRDYADAHKLTARIYAMIRNTGAAFDTISQDGPLIGYGGDFLTVRAVKLFADGALGSRGAAMLKPYSDDPHNRGLLFMPPAAMTAKIDKAFAKGYQVAIHAIGDGANREVLDSFATAYKTHPAAIALRNRVEHAQILSLQDIPRFVPLKLIASMQPTHATSDMNMAEDRIGHQRIAGAYAWQRFLKQGTVIAGGSDFPVESPNPFYGLYSAVTREDHDGQPPGGWYPQQDMTLVQALRAFTLDAAYAEHAEHTLGTLEPGKWADFILIDHDIFRDPASRIWNTKVLQTWVGGRQVYAAKD, encoded by the coding sequence ATGAAACGCTCGCCATGCCTGCTCATGCTCGCCCTGCTGGCGCTGGCGCCGGCCGCACAGGCCACCGACCTGCTGGTCGACAACGTCAACGGCTACACGCTGGACAGCCATGGCAAGCTGCAGCACTTCCAGGCATTGCGGGTCGAGCAGGGCAAGGTGGTCGCCACCGGCAGCCATGCCGAACTGGCCGGCCGCGTCGGCGACGCCAGGGTGATCGATGGCCACGGCCGCACCCTGCTGCCCGGCCTGATCGATGCCCACGGCCATGTGCTGGACCTCGGCTACGCGCGCAACAGCGTCGACCTCACCGGCACGCAATCGCTGCAGGAAGCGCTGGCCAAGGTGAAGGCCTACGCCGCGGCGCATCCCGACGCGAAGTGGATACTCGGCGGCGGCTGGAACCAGGAAATCTGGAAGCTCGGCCGCTTCCCCACCGCGAAGGAACTGGACGCCGTGGTGTCCGACCGCCCGGTGTGGCTGAGCCGCGTCGACGGCCACGCCGCCTGGGCCAACTCCGCCGCCATCAAGCTGGCCGGCGTTGACGCGGCCACCAAGGACCCGTCCGGCGGGCGCATCGAACGCGACGCCAGCGGCGGCCCGGCCGGCGTGTTCGTCGACGGCGCCACCGACCTGGTCAACGACAAAGTACCGGCGCCCACCGCGCAGGAACGGGCCGCCGCACTCGACGCCGCGCTGGCCGAGATGGCCAGCGTGGGCCTCACCGGCGTCGGCGACGCCGGCATCGACCTGGACACCTACCGGCTCTACCGCGACTACGCCGACGCGCACAAGCTCACCGCGCGCATCTACGCGATGATCCGCAACACCGGCGCGGCGTTCGACACCATCAGCCAGGACGGCCCGCTGATCGGCTACGGCGGCGACTTCCTCACCGTGCGCGCGGTGAAGCTGTTTGCCGATGGCGCGCTGGGCAGCCGCGGCGCGGCGATGCTCAAGCCCTACAGCGACGACCCGCACAACCGCGGCCTGCTGTTCATGCCGCCCGCGGCGATGACCGCGAAGATCGACAAGGCCTTCGCCAAGGGTTACCAGGTGGCCATCCACGCCATCGGCGACGGCGCCAACCGCGAGGTGCTGGACAGCTTCGCCACCGCCTACAAGACCCATCCGGCGGCGATCGCGCTGCGCAACCGGGTCGAGCACGCGCAGATCCTGTCGCTGCAGGACATTCCCCGTTTCGTGCCGCTCAAGCTGATCGCCTCGATGCAGCCGACCCACGCCACCTCCGACATGAACATGGCCGAGGACCGCATCGGCCACCAGCGGATCGCCGGCGCCTACGCATGGCAGCGCTTCCTCAAGCAGGGCACGGTGATCGCCGGCGGCTCGGACTTCCCGGTGGAATCGCCCAACCCGTTCTACGGCCTGTATTCGGCGGTGACCCGCGAGGACCACGACGGCCAGCCGCCCGGCGGCTGGTACCCGCAGCAGGACATGACGCTGGTGCAGGCGCTGCGCGCGTTCACTCTCGACGCAGCCTACGCCGAGCATGCGGAACACACGCTGGGCACGCTGGAGCCGGGCAAGTGGGCCGACTTCATCCTGATCGACCACGACATCTTCCGGGACCCCGCCAGCAGGATCTGGAACACCAAGGTGCTGCAGACCTGGGTCGGCGGCAGGCAGGTCTACGCCGCCAAGGATTGA
- a CDS encoding FMN-dependent NADH-azoreductase, with translation MKLLHIDSSALGGYSVSRQLTADIVAELKRSTPDANLHYHDLAAQPLPHWTPVADASDPAAVLGNQLLEEFLAADVVVIGAPMYNFAISSSLKAWLDRILVAGKTFRYTANGPEGLAGGKRVIVASSRGGIYSKDSAAAAMDFQEPYLRAAFAFIGIDDVEFVRAEGMAIGDEQKAAALKSAHGMIETLVAKAA, from the coding sequence ATGAAACTCTTGCATATCGACTCCAGCGCGCTGGGCGGCTACTCCGTGTCGCGCCAGCTGACCGCCGACATCGTAGCCGAGCTGAAGCGCAGCACGCCCGACGCCAACCTCCATTACCACGACCTGGCCGCACAACCGCTGCCGCACTGGACCCCGGTGGCCGACGCCAGCGATCCCGCCGCCGTACTCGGCAACCAGTTGCTGGAGGAATTCCTCGCCGCCGACGTGGTGGTGATCGGCGCGCCCATGTACAACTTCGCCATCTCCAGTTCGCTCAAGGCCTGGCTCGACCGTATCCTGGTCGCCGGCAAGACCTTCCGCTACACCGCGAACGGCCCCGAGGGCCTGGCCGGCGGCAAGCGGGTGATCGTCGCCTCCAGCCGCGGCGGCATCTACAGCAAGGATTCGGCGGCGGCCGCCATGGACTTCCAGGAACCCTACCTGCGTGCCGCCTTCGCCTTCATCGGCATCGACGACGTCGAGTTCGTGCGCGCCGAAGGCATGGCGATCGGCGACGAACAGAAGGCCGCGGCGCTGAAATCGGCGCACGGCATGATCGAGACGCTGGTCGCCAAAGCGGCCTGA
- a CDS encoding LysR substrate-binding domain-containing protein translates to MAALSGALQDLNDLYFFAAVVEHGGFSAAGRALGVPKSRLSKRVAQLEERLGVRLLQRTTRRFVVTEVGERFYAHCRAVLEEAQAAQDAVDELRAEPRGVVRLSCPVSLAQTVLAHVLPDFLAQYPKMQVRLLSGNRRVDVIGEGYDLAIRVRTKLDTDANLVIRTFGLSRTTLVASPALLKAQGRPGQPGDLARLPALSMSEHEGAQLWELIGANGEQTSVEVQARLITGDFAVLLEAARRGMGVALLPEFVCAPAIAAGELEVVLPEWSVPEGTMHFVYPSRRGMLPGVRALVDFLAERLPATTLLKHEQCKQRPPDELPST, encoded by the coding sequence ATGGCGGCATTGAGCGGTGCGCTGCAGGACCTCAACGACCTGTATTTCTTTGCCGCGGTGGTCGAGCACGGCGGCTTTTCCGCGGCTGGCCGCGCACTGGGCGTGCCCAAGTCGCGCCTGAGCAAACGCGTGGCCCAGCTGGAGGAACGCCTCGGCGTGCGCCTGCTGCAGCGGACCACGCGGCGCTTCGTGGTGACCGAAGTCGGCGAGCGCTTCTACGCGCACTGCCGCGCGGTGCTGGAGGAAGCGCAGGCGGCGCAGGATGCGGTGGACGAATTGCGTGCCGAGCCGCGCGGCGTGGTGCGCCTGAGCTGCCCCGTCTCGCTGGCGCAGACCGTGCTGGCGCACGTGCTGCCGGATTTCCTTGCGCAATACCCGAAGATGCAGGTGCGCCTGCTGTCCGGCAACCGCCGGGTCGACGTGATCGGCGAGGGTTACGACCTGGCGATCCGCGTGCGCACCAAGCTGGATACCGACGCCAACCTGGTGATCCGCACGTTCGGCCTGTCGCGCACCACGCTGGTGGCCAGCCCGGCGCTGCTGAAGGCGCAGGGGCGCCCGGGCCAGCCGGGCGACCTGGCGCGGCTGCCGGCGTTGTCGATGAGCGAGCACGAGGGCGCCCAGCTGTGGGAACTGATTGGCGCGAACGGCGAGCAGACCAGCGTGGAAGTGCAGGCGCGGCTGATCACCGGCGACTTCGCGGTGCTGCTGGAGGCGGCCCGCCGCGGCATGGGCGTGGCGCTGCTGCCGGAGTTCGTCTGCGCGCCGGCGATCGCCGCCGGCGAGCTCGAAGTGGTGCTGCCGGAGTGGAGCGTGCCCGAGGGCACCATGCATTTCGTCTATCCCAGCCGGCGCGGCATGCTGCCGGGCGTGCGCGCGCTGGTCGACTTCCTGGCCGAGCGGCTGCCGGCGACGACCTTGCTGAAGCATGAGCAGTGCAAGCAGCGCCCGCCGGACGAACTTCCGTCGACGTGA